CCAGAGCGGGGCGGGCGGAACCTCCAGCAGGCCCTCGAGAGCCGCGAGGTACGACGCCCGCGGGATCTCGCGCACACCCAGCCCCATCAGGTGCCGGGTGGCCCACTGCACGTCGACCAGCCGGTTGCCGGCCGCGCCGTCGGCGTCCGCCGCGAGCCCGTCGACCAACCCGATCAGCGCGACCTTCGACGCGTCGGTGACGTGGTGGAACATCGACTCCCCGGCGAACAGCCCGCCGATCGCGACGCCGTACAGCCCGCCGACGAGGCGGCCGTCTCGCCAGGTCTCGACCGAGTGCGCCCAGCCGAGGCGGTGCAGGTCGCCGTACGCACGGGCGATCCGGGCGTCGATCCACCCGTGCGGTCGCCGCGGGTCGGCGCACGCGGCGACCACCTCGTCGAAGGCGGTGTCGACGCGCACCTCGAAGTCGCGCGCCGAGCGGCGCAGCGAACGGGAGACCCGCAGCTCGTCGAGGCGCAGCACCCCGCGGTACGCCGGGCTCCACCACCCGATCGCCCGCCCCTCGGGCATCGGGAACAGGCCGCTGCGGTACGCCGCCAGCAGGGTCCCGGGCGCGAGGTCGGCACCCACCGCCACCAGGTCGCTGCCGTCGTGGGTGCCGTCGCCCTCGTCGCCGTCGTCGTACTCCTCCGGGTCGTCGAGGACCGGCAGCGCCGCCAGCTCCGTGCGACTCGGGAAGACCCAGGGGCTGGGCTCGGGCTCGACGGGCACGAGCCGAGCGTATGCGGTCGAATGTGCACCGCGCCCCATGCGGATTGGCCGTGTTGTGACGCGAATCGCGACCAATCCGCATGGGGTGCGGCGCTCGCTAGGCTCGGGGACATGGCTTCGCTGAAGAAGGGACTGGCCCTGCGGACCGCGCAGCAGCTCGCGCCCAAGGTCACCCGGCTCGCGCCGGGGCTGACGCAGTCGTTCGTGCGCGAGGCGCTCCACCGCGCGTTGGTGGGGGTCGGACCGCTGCCGCCGGCGGCGGAGGCGGCGCGGGTGCAGCTCCACGAGCAGCGCGGCGACGTCGACAAGGCCGTGCGGGAGCTGGTCGAGAACCACGTGGCCTACGCCAGTGTGGAGGGGCTCGCGACCAACCTGGGCGGGCTGATCACCGCGACGATCGTGGCGCCGGCGAGCATCACCGGGCTGGCGCTCATCCAGTGCCGGATGGTGGCCGGCATCGCGCACCTGCGCGGCTACGACCTCGACGACCCGCGGGTGCGCAACGCGATCCTGGTCTGCATCCTCGGCGAGGACACGGTCAAGACGATGGTCAAGCGGCACCAGCTGCCCGCGCCGCCGATGGCGATCGCGACCGCGCCGCAGCACGACCCGAACCTCGACCGGACCGTGTCGACGGTGCTGGCCGGCGAGCTGATCGGCCGGGTGATCGGCAAGCGGATGGTGACGACCGTCGGCAAGAAGGTGCCGCTGGTCGGTGGCGCGGTCGGCGCGGTGGCCGACGGCTGGAGCACCTACCGGGTGGGGCGCTACGCCGGCCGGGAGTTCCGGCCGCTGCGGCGCCCCTGAAGCCCTACTGCTCCTGCGGCGTCCGGTTGCGGGCCTTGCGGTAGACCCCGAGCGCCTGGCGGCCCTTGCCGCTGCGCTCCAGCCTCTGCACGGTCCACTCCATCGAGCGCATCAGCCGCGGCGTGCGGGCCCGGACCAGCTCGCGACGGGCGGCCTCGAGCTTGCGGCGCAGCCGCTCGTTCTCGGCGTGCGCCTCGGCGTTGTCGAGCAGCAGCGCCTTGATCGCGTCGACCGCCGCAGAGGCGACCTGGCGCTCCGGCGGGTGGTCGGGGTCGACCCACTTGCCGGCCGGGGCGGGAGCGCCGCGCAGGTCCTCGAGGTCGCCGGTGACGTCGTACCCACGGCGGGAGAGCTCCGCGATCCAGCTCTCGGTGAGCTCGTGCACCCAGGGGTACTGGTCCGGCGGCAGGCCGAGGCGGGCGGACTTGGTGCGCTTGGAGAGGGTGCGGTGGGCGAGCAGCTCACGGACGAGCGGGCGGTAGTGCTGCGGCGGCAGGTCGCGGGCGGCGGTGCGGTTGATCCGGCGGATCAGCGCCGACTCGGGTACGCCGAGGCTCGGGTTCGCGCGCCGGGTGGTGAGCTTGAGGTCGAGCCCGTCGAGCCCGAAGGTGGTGCTGAACCGCTCCCACAGCAGGTCGGGTGGGCCGCCGGACGGCGGGACGGTGACCAGGTGGACCCGCTCGGGCGGGATGTCCGCACCCCAGCGGTCCAGGATGTCGGGGATCTCCTGCACGCCCCAGAACCACGCGCCGACGCGGTGCACGCGCTCGGGGTCCTGGATCAGCTCGAGGAAGCGGCCGTAGCCGAAGCGCGCGCGGTGCTTGACGTTCTCCTGCCACTCGGCCGGGATCTGGCGGACCAGGTCGCGCACGGAGAGGATCAGGTGGACCTCGGTGCCGCCGTCGCTGGTGTCGCCGCCGGGCCGGTGGCCGATCGAGGCGAGTGCGCGGGCGACCTGGCTGCGCGAGGCGGAGGCGAGGATCTCGTGGCTGATGATCGCGGTGCCGTCGTGGGCCCGGACCTGCTCGGCGAGCCGGTCCCAGGCGCCGACGGCCTCGGCCTCGAGCCCGCCCCAGCGCAGCCGCATCAGGTCGAGCGCGGCGAGGAAGTGCTCGTCGAAGCGGTCGGCAGGATAGAGCACGTCCTGCTTGAGGAGCTTGGCCCGGTTCTTGTAGAGGACGTCCTGGAGGTACGACGTCCCGGTCTTGGGCGTCCCGACGTGGAGCAGGACTCGCCGACTCACGATTCCTCCTTGGGCACGGTGACGGGGTCGAGGAGCAGGCCGAGCGCGAGGGCCAGGACCTCGGCGTCGACCGGTGCCACCGGCTCGGTACCGAGGGGGCGCGGCAACAGCTGGTCAAGATCGCCGAGCACAGGGTAGCGAGCCGCGGCGAGGTCGTGGCGGGTGCGTTCGGCCTGCGTGCTGAGCCAGCCGTCCCAGCGCGGCGGCAGCGTCGGGGGCGGTCCGCCGAGCCCGTCGAGGCGCCGGCCGAGGGTGTCGCGGAGCAGCCGCGGGCGGTCCTCGGAGGCGACCAGCAGGCCGAGCGGCTCGCCGACCCGGCGGATCAGGTCGACTGCGTGCGCACCGAGGCGCGGCGGACCGCCGAGCCGGGTCACGCCGAGCTCGTCGGCCAGCAGCCGGTCGTCGAGGACGACCCGGACCCGCTCGGCGCCGTACTTGTAGGCCGCGGAGCGCGCCATCCGCGCCAGGTCGGCGCGCGGCGGCAGGTGACCGGCACCGGCGTTGGCGCGCACGAAGCCGCGCCAGGACGCGCCGCCCTGGTCGAAGCTGCGCGCGGTCCAGGCCTGGACGAGGACGGTCTCCAGGTCGTCGGCGAGGAGGTACGCCGTGGGCCGGCGACCGCCCGGACGGTGACCCTGGACGGTGAGCTCGGCGCGGACGGCGTCGGCACGCCAGGGCATGCCGACCACGACGAACGAGCGGACCCACGGGCGTCGTACGGCGCGGACCTTGTCGACGAAGGTCGGCTCGGGCTCCGGGAGGGCGGCGGTCAGCGCGACGTCGTCGGCGATCAGGGCGCTCGCGACCCGGAGCAGCTCGTCGTCGCTCAGCGCGTCCGGGTCGACCGGACGCGGCCCGAACTGGTCAGGGGCGTCGTCGACCCCCACCAGTGCGAGCTCGCTGCGGCCGCGTCCGGAGACGCCGGCGGCGAGCACGCGCTCCGCAGTGGCGGCCGGGACGGTGCGCCCGGCCGCATGGGCGTGGGCGTTGAGGCGGCGCAACAGCGCGAGCTGCTGGGCTCCCGGGAGCTCGGCGCCGAGCGGCTCGCCCTCCCCCGATCCGTCGGCCGGCCAGTCGAGCCACGGCGTCGTCGCTCCGGCTCGCAACGCGGCCACCCATCCCCAGGCGCGTCGTCGACCACTCATGGCCCAACGTTAAGGGGAGGTGGCGAACCCGTGCCTGCCAGGGGCGCCTGCCGAGCTGCCGCACCCCATGCGTTCTGGTCGTCGATCCAGCGAATTCGCGACCAGAACGCATGGGGCGCGCGCAACGGTCAGGCGCCGCTGAGGGCCCGGACGACGGCCGAGGGGCTCGGCCGGCCGAGCTGCTCGGCCATCCAGGCGCTGGTCGCGACGACCGCGTCCAGGTCGACGCCGTGCTCGATGCCGAGCCCGGTGAGGAACCACACCAGGTCCTCGGTGGCCAGGTTGCCGGTGGCGCTCTTGGCGTAGGGGCAGCCGCCGAGGCCGCCCGCCGAGGCGTCGTACGTCGTGACTCCGGACTGCAACCCCGCGTGGACGTTGGTGAGCGCCTGGCCGTAGGTGTCGTGGAAGTGCAGCGCGAGCCGGTCGCACGAGACGCCGGCCTCGGCGAACGCGGCGACCAGGGCCTTGACGTGGCCGGCGGTGGCGACGCCGATGGTGTCGCCGAGGCTGAGCTGGCCGACGCCCAGGTCGAGCAGGCGGGTGCCGACGGCGACGACCTGCTCGATCGGTACGGCGCCCTCCCACGGGTCGCCGAAGCACATCGAGACGTAGCCGCGGACGTCCATCCCGGCGGCCAGGGCGGCCACGATGGTCGGCTCGAACATCTCGAACTGCGACTCGAGGGTGCGGTTGAGGTTCTTGTTCGCGAACGTCTCGGTCGCCGACGCGAAGACCGCGACGTGGCGCAGGCCGAGGCCGACGGCCCGGTCCAGGCCGCGCTGGTTGGGCACCAGGACCGGCAGCTGGCGGGCGGCGTCCCCGAGGTCGGCGGTCAGGCCGGTCATCAGGTCAGCGGCGTCGGCGAGCTGCGGCACCCAGTCGGGGTGCACGAAGCTGGTCGCCTCGACGATCGGGAGCCCCGCGTCGATCAGCCGCTTCACGAAGGCAGCCTTGACCTCGGTGGGCACCACGGACTTCTCGTTCTGCAGGCCGTCGCGCGGCCCGACCTCGTAGATCGTGACCTTCGCGGGCAGTCCCGGCTCGTCGATCACCATCGGCAGCCCGCTCATGCGCTCTCCCCCTCCACGACGAACAGCTCAGCGCCCAGGGCCACCTGCTGGCCGGTGCCGGCGCCGACGGCGGTGACCGTGCCGGCGTACGGCGCCTTGAGCGCCAGCTCCATCTTCATCGCCTCGACGACACCGAGCACGTCGCCCTCGGCGACCGTGTCGCCCACCGCGACCCTCACGTCGAGGACCGTGCCGGGCATCGGCGCGACGACCGTGCCGTCGCCGGCCGCCACGCCGTGGTCGGCACTTGCGTCGGGGCGGTCGAAGACATAGCGCTGGCCCTGGTGGGCGAGCTCGACGTGGTACCGGCTCACGCGGGCCACCGAATCGTTCGATCGAACGGTTCGGGGGCGGTCGGGCAGCACCACCGTACCGTCGGTGAACTCCACCACGACCGGGGCCGCGGGTGCGCCCATCCGGAAGCCGTCGCCGGCGAACGGACCGGTGGCCGCGGTGTTGGCGTCGAGCCAGAGCCGGGCGGCGACCGCTCGGGCCGGGGCCGGGTCGGGGGCCGGGACGTCGTGCCGGTCGAGCCAGGCGGTGTCGATGCCGCCGGGGACGGCGAACTCCTCGCCCGCCGCCAGCACCCGCAGGAAGCCGGTGTTGGTGGTCAGGCCGAGGATCGCGGTGTCGTCGAGCGCGGCGACCAGCGCGCGACGCGCGCTCTCGCGGTCGCGCCCGGAGACGATGACCTTGCCTAGCATCGGGTCGTACGACGTGCTCACGACCTGGCCGGACTCGAGCGCGTGGTCGACCCGGGGTGTCGAGGCTCGCTGCGCTCGCACCTCAACCACCGAGTCCGGCCAACGGACGACGGTCGCCGTACCGGCCTGCGGGAGGAAGCCGGCGAAGGCGTCCTCGGCGTAGATCCGCGCCTCGATCGCGTGGTCCCGGAAGCGCACCCCGGACTGGTCGAACGGCAGCGGCTCCCCCGCGGCGACGGCGAGCTGCAGCGCCACCAGGTCCGTGCCGCTGTGGATCTCGGTGACCGGGTGCTCGACCTGGAGCCGGGTGTTCATCTCCAGGAAGTAGAAGTCTCCGGTGCTGGCGTCGAGAAGGTACTCGATCGTGCCCGCGTTCTCGTAGCCCACCGACGCGGACAGATCGACCGCGGAGGCGTGGATCCGGGAGCGCAGCTCGTCGTCGAGCGCGGGGGCGGGCGCCTCCTCGAGCACCTTCTGGTGACGGCGCTGCACCGAGCATTCGCGGGTGCCGAGGTGGACGACGGTGCCGTGGCTGTCGCCGAGCACCTGCACCTCGATGTGGCGACCGCGCTCGACGTACTTCTCGACCAGGATGGTGTCGTCGCCGAAGGCGCTGGCCGCCTCGCGCTTCGCGGCGGCGACGGCGGCGTCGAAGTCGGCGGCCGCGCGGACC
The genomic region above belongs to Nocardioides sp. QY071 and contains:
- a CDS encoding EcsC family protein encodes the protein MASLKKGLALRTAQQLAPKVTRLAPGLTQSFVREALHRALVGVGPLPPAAEAARVQLHEQRGDVDKAVRELVENHVAYASVEGLATNLGGLITATIVAPASITGLALIQCRMVAGIAHLRGYDLDDPRVRNAILVCILGEDTVKTMVKRHQLPAPPMAIATAPQHDPNLDRTVSTVLAGELIGRVIGKRMVTTVGKKVPLVGGAVGAVADGWSTYRVGRYAGREFRPLRRP
- the aat gene encoding leucyl/phenylalanyl-tRNA--protein transferase is translated as MPVEPEPSPWVFPSRTELAALPVLDDPEEYDDGDEGDGTHDGSDLVAVGADLAPGTLLAAYRSGLFPMPEGRAIGWWSPAYRGVLRLDELRVSRSLRRSARDFEVRVDTAFDEVVAACADPRRPHGWIDARIARAYGDLHRLGWAHSVETWRDGRLVGGLYGVAIGGLFAGESMFHHVTDASKVALIGLVDGLAADADGAAGNRLVDVQWATRHLMGLGVREIPRASYLAALEGLLEVPPAPLWGG
- a CDS encoding hydroxymethylglutaryl-CoA lyase, whose protein sequence is MSGLPMVIDEPGLPAKVTIYEVGPRDGLQNEKSVVPTEVKAAFVKRLIDAGLPIVEATSFVHPDWVPQLADAADLMTGLTADLGDAARQLPVLVPNQRGLDRAVGLGLRHVAVFASATETFANKNLNRTLESQFEMFEPTIVAALAAGMDVRGYVSMCFGDPWEGAVPIEQVVAVGTRLLDLGVGQLSLGDTIGVATAGHVKALVAAFAEAGVSCDRLALHFHDTYGQALTNVHAGLQSGVTTYDASAGGLGGCPYAKSATGNLATEDLVWFLTGLGIEHGVDLDAVVATSAWMAEQLGRPSPSAVVRALSGA
- a CDS encoding biotin carboxylase N-terminal domain-containing protein, with the translated sequence MTETHEIRSVLVANRGEIARRVFRTCRDLGIRTVAVHTDLDADALHVRDADVALRVPSYLDGDAVLAAAKEAGLADGGAIHPGYGFLSENAGFAAAVTDAGIAWVGPSPKVIEQMGRKDAARDLAVEAGVPVVPSYDIAEDPATFAYPVLVKAAAGGGGKGMRVVRAAADFDAAVAAAKREAASAFGDDTILVEKYVERGRHIEVQVLGDSHGTVVHLGTRECSVQRRHQKVLEEAPAPALDDELRSRIHASAVDLSASVGYENAGTIEYLLDASTGDFYFLEMNTRLQVEHPVTEIHSGTDLVALQLAVAAGEPLPFDQSGVRFRDHAIEARIYAEDAFAGFLPQAGTATVVRWPDSVVEVRAQRASTPRVDHALESGQVVSTSYDPMLGKVIVSGRDRESARRALVAALDDTAILGLTTNTGFLRVLAAGEEFAVPGGIDTAWLDRHDVPAPDPAPARAVAARLWLDANTAATGPFAGDGFRMGAPAAPVVVEFTDGTVVLPDRPRTVRSNDSVARVSRYHVELAHQGQRYVFDRPDASADHGVAAGDGTVVAPMPGTVLDVRVAVGDTVAEGDVLGVVEAMKMELALKAPYAGTVTAVGAGTGQQVALGAELFVVEGESA